The Magnolia sinica isolate HGM2019 chromosome 10, MsV1, whole genome shotgun sequence genome includes a window with the following:
- the LOC131257715 gene encoding uncharacterized protein LOC131257715 isoform X1 yields the protein MKATDRKNTRYEEKFRLAIYVLQHETILLQYLFPILLFFQCINQCTYKEFSSSLGTVWMQIDWLVSIVWLLVSFWVFFFSKVFNIPKQKLNTIPSWGRFWASFEHCIYEIALPPASMKACPFLIKQHVHLG from the exons ATGAAAGCAACGGACCGCAAGAACACACG GTATGAAGAGAAATTTCGATTGGCCATTTATGTACTGCAGCATGAAACTATCCTTCTTCAGTATCTTTTTCCGATTCTATTATTTTTTCAATGTATAAATCAATGTACATACAAAGAATTTTCATCAAG TTTGGGAACAGTTTGGATGCAGATTGATTGGCTGGTATCTATTGTTTGGCTGTTGGTATCcttttgggttttcttctttTCCAAGGTTTTCAACATTCCTAAACAAAAGTTAAACACAATCCCATCCTGGGGTCGGTTTTGGGCGAGCTTTGAGCATTGCATATACGAAATAGCTTTGCCACCTGCTAGTATGAAGGCTTGCCCATTTCTGATTAAACAACATGTGCATTTGGGCTGA
- the LOC131257715 gene encoding uncharacterized protein LOC131257715 isoform X2 → MKATDRKNTRYEEKFRLAIYVLQHETILLQYLFPILLFFQCINQCTYKEFSSSLGTVWMQIDWLVSIVWLLVSFWVFFFSKV, encoded by the exons ATGAAAGCAACGGACCGCAAGAACACACG GTATGAAGAGAAATTTCGATTGGCCATTTATGTACTGCAGCATGAAACTATCCTTCTTCAGTATCTTTTTCCGATTCTATTATTTTTTCAATGTATAAATCAATGTACATACAAAGAATTTTCATCAAG TTTGGGAACAGTTTGGATGCAGATTGATTGGCTGGTATCTATTGTTTGGCTGTTGGTATCcttttgggttttcttctttTCCAAG GTGTGA